One part of the Pecten maximus chromosome 1, xPecMax1.1, whole genome shotgun sequence genome encodes these proteins:
- the LOC117337091 gene encoding noggin-2-like — translation MDICSLLVTMSLMGKSLFVYSYIDDEKPLTNNIFPERHRIPSPDMFPGQHMSPLPSDDPKTSIQFPFNNQYRPRKKDLKTKKLLKKLGKDFMPFWMSIESPLSSSSDFDYVTLSNAEESSIEGRLAEDFDHVNFTFTNRNGLVVDVSEENIELFKRWLLVHGTCEVKYEWEDQGLLFWPRWIKKGTCSNEVSCSWPIGMHCVPKESKMVQLLRWNCRMRRPKNKIRRKHMNQIMGRVARKRKHRKKKMRCRWTKVQFPVTDECFCSC, via the coding sequence ATGGACATTTGCAGTCTACTAGTAACGATGTCCCTGATGGGAAAGTCTCTCtttgtttattcatatattgaTGATGAGAAACCATTGACAAACAACATATTTCCGGAGAGACACCGGATCCCGTCCCCAGACATGTTTCCAGGGCAACATATGAGTCCCCTACCCTCTGACGATCCGAAAACATCCATTCAATTCCCATTTAACAACCAATATAGACCGAGAAAAAAGGATCTTAAGACTAAGAAATTGCTGAAAAAACTTGGTAAAGATTTTATGCCATTTTGGATGTCGATCGAGTCACCGTTAAGTTCGTCGTCTGATTTTGACTATGTGACGTTATCAAACGCAGAGGAGAGTTCCATAGAAGGGAGACTAGCGGAAGACTTTGATCACGTTAATTTCACATTTACAAACCGTAACGGGCTAGTGGTGGACGTTAGCGAGGAAAATATAGAACTCTTCAAGCGCTGGCTCCTCGTGCATGGCACGTGCGAGGTCAAATATGAATGGGAGGACCAAGGCCTACTCTTTTGGCCAAGATGGATAAAAAAGGGGACATGTTCCAATGAGGTCTCGTGTTCTTGGCCAATTGGAATGCATTGTGTCCCAAAAGAAAGTAAAATGGTTCAATTACTTCGGTGGAATTGCCGGATGAGGCGACCGAAAAACAAAATCCGGCGGAAGCACATGAACCAAATTATGGGTAGAGTTGCGAGAAAACGAAAACATCGTAAAAAGAAAATGAGATGTCGATGGACGAAAGTACAGTTTCCGGTCACAGACGAATGTTTTTGTTCTTGTTAA